In a genomic window of Coprococcus eutactus:
- a CDS encoding YifB family Mg chelatase-like AAA ATPase yields the protein MYSKVLSGLVRGVEGTLISVETDIHDGLPMMNMVGYLSACVREAGERVRTALRNSNFSLPPKRVTINLFPADIRKEGTAFDLPIAVGILASMGIIPQESIENILILGEMGLDGHVSSVTGILAIVHHAYTQGIRKCIVPSGNSQEAAIIDGMTVIPVESLTELVDYLSGISAIEPEYVDVDGLLGEAPDRRECDFSEVRGHETLKRGVEIAAAGMHNILMTGPAGAGKSMIARRIPTILPKLTLEESIEITEIYSVAGLLKDGASIINRRPFRSPHHTISLHAMSGGGRDPRPGEISLAHGGVLFLDELPEFGRSVLEVMRQPLEEGAVNISRLNGVYRFPADFMLVAARNPCPCGQYPDVNKCTCTVNQIRNYNARISKPLLDRIDINVDVRKVQYGELFGDGVGASSSEMRARVLAAQNIQLCRYKGEDIRFNSQLDSGMCEKYIPLGNAEKEFMEDCFTRLSLTARGSYRVLKIARTIADLDGDQDVNVRHLEEAVFFRNADGGGAV from the coding sequence ATGTACAGTAAAGTTTTAAGTGGACTTGTTCGAGGTGTGGAGGGAACGCTTATATCTGTTGAGACGGATATACATGACGGTCTTCCTATGATGAATATGGTTGGATATCTGTCCGCCTGCGTCAGGGAGGCCGGAGAACGCGTCAGGACCGCACTTCGCAATTCCAATTTCAGTCTGCCGCCGAAAAGAGTCACTATTAATCTGTTTCCGGCGGATATCAGAAAAGAGGGAACGGCGTTTGACCTTCCAATTGCAGTAGGAATACTTGCGTCTATGGGGATCATCCCACAGGAATCCATTGAAAATATACTTATATTAGGTGAGATGGGCCTTGACGGACATGTAAGTTCGGTCACAGGAATTCTCGCCATAGTTCATCATGCCTATACGCAGGGAATCAGAAAGTGCATAGTCCCATCTGGCAACTCACAGGAGGCTGCGATCATAGATGGTATGACAGTTATACCGGTGGAGAGTCTCACAGAGCTTGTAGATTATCTCAGTGGAATAAGTGCCATAGAGCCGGAATATGTTGATGTAGACGGACTGCTGGGAGAAGCACCTGACAGAAGGGAATGTGATTTCTCTGAGGTTAGGGGGCATGAGACATTGAAGAGGGGTGTTGAGATAGCGGCGGCGGGAATGCACAATATATTGATGACCGGCCCTGCCGGCGCGGGCAAATCCATGATAGCCAGACGCATTCCAACCATACTGCCAAAGCTTACATTAGAAGAGAGCATAGAGATAACAGAGATATACAGTGTGGCAGGACTTTTGAAGGATGGCGCCTCCATAATAAACAGGCGCCCCTTCAGATCCCCTCATCATACGATCTCATTGCATGCCATGTCAGGAGGCGGCAGGGATCCAAGACCAGGAGAGATAAGCCTGGCCCACGGAGGTGTCCTTTTTCTTGATGAGCTGCCTGAATTTGGAAGAAGTGTGCTTGAGGTGATGCGCCAGCCACTTGAGGAGGGGGCGGTCAACATATCAAGACTTAATGGCGTTTACAGGTTTCCAGCGGACTTTATGCTTGTTGCGGCGAGAAATCCGTGTCCATGTGGACAGTACCCGGATGTAAACAAGTGCACATGTACGGTGAACCAGATAAGAAATTACAATGCGCGCATAAGTAAGCCGCTTCTGGACAGGATAGACATAAATGTGGATGTGAGGAAGGTCCAGTATGGCGAATTGTTCGGGGACGGAGTTGGCGCTTCATCATCAGAGATGAGGGCACGTGTCCTGGCTGCCCAGAATATACAACTGTGCAGGTATAAGGGTGAGGACATACGGTTTAATTCGCAGCTCGACTCCGGCATGTGCGAAAAATATATACCGCTTGGAAACGCAGAAAAAGAATTTATGGAAGATTGCTTTACGAGACTCTCACTCACCGCAAGAGGAAGCTACAGGGTGCTCAAAATTGCAAGGACCATAGCGGATCTTGACGGTGATCAGGATGTGAACGTAAGGCATCTTGAGGAAGCGGTGTTTTTCAGAAATGCGGATGGGGGAGGTGCAGTCTGA
- a CDS encoding ABC transporter ATP-binding protein: protein MVDIVNLTKYYDGFAALDNLNLHIDKGEIFGFVGPNGAGKTTTMKIMCGLIKATSGELLIDGVNVLKKSADVRRKIGYVPDFFGVYDNFKVIEYMEFYGSMYGMSRQASDEMADRLLELVDLSDKREEFVDVLSRGMKQRLCVARALIHDPELLILDEPNSGLDPRARVEMKDIMKKLRELGKTVVISSHILPELSEMCTSIGIIDHGRIVSSGKVDDIMAQGHAEAPVKIRGYILGLSGHEALDRISVIIRERFSVDRITEKDGELIVYYHGDRESDAELLRSLVDNGVHVHQFVREKENLESLFLEITGGGADDKNNTH from the coding sequence ATGGTAGATATTGTGAATCTGACAAAATATTATGACGGATTCGCTGCCCTGGACAATCTGAATCTCCATATCGACAAGGGGGAAATATTTGGTTTTGTGGGTCCTAACGGGGCTGGAAAAACCACCACCATGAAGATCATGTGCGGACTAATTAAGGCTACATCGGGAGAACTTCTGATAGATGGCGTTAATGTACTGAAAAAGTCGGCGGATGTCAGGCGTAAGATAGGATATGTTCCTGATTTCTTTGGAGTATACGACAACTTTAAGGTTATAGAGTATATGGAATTCTACGGTTCCATGTATGGAATGTCCAGACAGGCTTCAGATGAGATGGCAGACAGACTGCTGGAGCTCGTAGATCTGTCAGACAAGCGAGAGGAGTTTGTGGATGTGCTGTCAAGAGGTATGAAGCAGAGACTTTGTGTGGCAAGAGCCCTTATCCATGATCCTGAGCTGCTGATATTAGATGAGCCAAACTCTGGACTTGATCCGAGAGCTAGAGTAGAGATGAAAGACATAATGAAGAAACTGAGAGAACTGGGCAAGACAGTAGTGATAAGTTCACATATATTGCCGGAGCTTTCGGAGATGTGTACGAGCATAGGGATAATCGATCACGGAAGGATAGTGTCCAGCGGTAAGGTTGATGATATAATGGCGCAGGGACATGCGGAGGCGCCTGTAAAGATAAGGGGGTATATATTAGGACTCAGCGGACACGAGGCGCTTGACCGTATATCCGTGATAATCAGGGAGCGCTTCAGCGTTGACCGCATAACTGAAAAAGATGGAGAACTAATAGTGTATTATCACGGGGACCGTGAGAGTGATGCGGAGCTTCTGAGGAGCCTTGTGGATAACGGTGTTCATGTGCATCAGTTTGTTAGGGAGAAGGAGAATCTTGAATCCCTGTTTCTTGAGATCACAGGAGGTGGTGCAGATGACAAAAACAACACTCATTAA
- the dprA gene encoding DNA-processing protein DprA, producing the protein MIDDELLYLWYGMMNRMVHTQKIELAFRFGGIRGLWETSEKVLQESLTKKQFEMVMENRTEHAVLEYRNRLEAGHITYVYPGHDCYPGKLYDIPDPPMLLFAAGDINVLKDMAPAVAVVGARKASVYGRTMADRISADVSAAGVTIVSGMALGIDGTAHRAALSGGGKTVAVLGSGINVPYPRENYDIYRSIVNGGGVVVSESGLDVAPEAFRFPYRNRIISGMSDGVLVVEAREKSGSLITADQALEQGRDVYAVPGRVTDTGSAGCNNLIKMGAMCVTSSEDILEELGIQTVKGQFLNKKLLAPAEKKVYSCVRLESRHIDDICFEAGMTVSETAQILFELEKKRLVKQLVRNYYCRA; encoded by the coding sequence ATGATAGATGACGAACTTCTATATCTCTGGTATGGAATGATGAACCGCATGGTACACACCCAGAAGATTGAGCTTGCATTCAGGTTTGGTGGCATCCGTGGGTTGTGGGAGACATCAGAAAAGGTCTTGCAGGAAAGTCTTACGAAGAAACAGTTTGAAATGGTAATGGAGAACAGGACGGAGCATGCTGTACTTGAATACAGGAATAGGTTGGAGGCTGGGCATATCACGTATGTATATCCAGGGCATGACTGTTATCCTGGAAAATTGTATGATATTCCGGATCCACCTATGCTGCTGTTTGCTGCAGGAGATATAAATGTGCTGAAGGATATGGCTCCGGCGGTGGCGGTTGTTGGAGCCAGAAAGGCCTCGGTGTATGGCAGAACGATGGCGGACAGGATCTCGGCGGATGTGTCGGCAGCAGGTGTTACGATAGTTAGCGGAATGGCACTTGGGATAGACGGGACTGCACATCGGGCGGCGTTATCCGGCGGTGGAAAGACGGTGGCAGTTCTTGGAAGTGGTATAAATGTGCCTTATCCAAGAGAGAATTATGATATATACCGCAGCATAGTAAATGGCGGAGGCGTTGTGGTCTCGGAAAGTGGACTTGATGTGGCACCGGAGGCATTTCGTTTTCCCTACAGGAACAGGATAATAAGCGGAATGTCAGACGGTGTGCTGGTGGTGGAGGCCCGTGAGAAGAGTGGCTCCCTCATCACAGCCGACCAGGCACTGGAGCAGGGGAGAGATGTGTATGCGGTTCCGGGAAGAGTAACTGATACGGGCAGCGCGGGCTGTAACAATCTGATAAAAATGGGCGCAATGTGTGTTACATCGTCTGAGGATATATTGGAAGAACTTGGAATACAGACAGTCAAAGGACAGTTCCTTAACAAAAAATTACTTGCACCTGCAGAGAAAAAAGTGTATAGTTGTGTACGTTTGGAATCAAGACATATTGATGATATATGTTT
- a CDS encoding ABC transporter permease, translating to MTKTTLINPILRKDALVNARSPKMIIVVTMINCLFAIIASVAFAMSFGSGYQAYYSYIVKLFPILGGCELAIICMVLPVMTATSIAGERERQTLEIMLTTPVRSFSIIAGKLASAMVTTFMYVVATLPFLAVSFVVGGLGWKSLFEFIGIVLYVDIYIGSFGMFYSCVRKTSVSATISTIITVVAIVLISYLAGRVMISAMYMTASVEAFKFYQAGIRTIYALNPFLWIFEFADQTFYADSLLPSLEKAGGYTVFMSDYMTWISVIFNLTVAVVMLKLASAKLRSGNRRKILSKKEFDL from the coding sequence ATGACAAAAACAACACTCATTAATCCGATACTCAGGAAGGATGCGCTTGTAAATGCCAGAAGCCCGAAGATGATAATAGTGGTGACCATGATAAACTGTCTCTTCGCCATCATTGCATCAGTCGCATTTGCCATGTCATTTGGATCGGGTTATCAGGCATATTATTCATACATAGTAAAGCTTTTCCCTATTCTTGGGGGATGTGAGCTGGCTATAATATGCATGGTCCTGCCTGTGATGACAGCTACATCGATAGCGGGCGAGCGTGAGAGGCAGACACTAGAGATAATGCTCACAACACCTGTCAGGTCGTTTTCTATAATAGCAGGAAAACTTGCCTCTGCAATGGTGACAACATTTATGTATGTTGTGGCAACTCTTCCATTCCTTGCTGTGTCGTTTGTCGTGGGAGGTCTTGGATGGAAGTCACTGTTTGAGTTTATCGGAATCGTTTTGTATGTTGATATATATATAGGAAGTTTTGGAATGTTTTATTCTTGTGTGCGAAAGACATCGGTGTCAGCCACTATATCAACTATCATAACTGTGGTTGCAATCGTGCTTATATCATACCTTGCAGGAAGAGTTATGATCTCTGCTATGTACATGACTGCAAGTGTTGAGGCTTTTAAGTTTTATCAGGCAGGGATCAGGACAATTTATGCACTGAATCCGTTTTTATGGATATTTGAATTTGCAGATCAGACCTTTTATGCAGACAGCCTGTTGCCGTCACTTGAGAAGGCGGGGGGCTATACAGTGTTTATGTCGGACTATATGACATGGATATCTGTTATATTCAATCTGACTGTGGCGGTGGTGATGCTTAAACTGGCATCGGCAAAGCTGCGGTCTGGAAACAGGAGAAAGATACTATCCAAAAAGGAGTTTGACTTGTAG